In the genome of Scylla paramamosain isolate STU-SP2022 chromosome 2, ASM3559412v1, whole genome shotgun sequence, the window TCGGAGAAACTGTACAGGGATAAGCTGATCAAGGTGTCGACATcggccctcctccctccactccccgcCGCCTGCCACTCATACACCTAACGCAAGCTGCTATCACTAACACGACTTTTTACATAATACCCAGAAAATGCTTATTTAAGACTTATATACAGTACTCTTAAATCTGCATGCAGTATTCTAAGTTGGTActaaaggaaagtaaggaagtaGACTCGGTTATATAATCGTACCGTATACTGACTGCACAACTCATGGTAGTGTAGCATCCACTTGATGGACAGGCAGCATTACCACTTGTCCTATCCTAATTCACACGCTTACCAGACACGGGGCGGCCAAGCTCTGCCTCGCTGATCTCGCCAAcgtgtttctgtgtctgtctatgctGGGTTTATGTCTGACACCTCAACTAAGTGGCCACGCAGGCTGTTCACCAACAATTGTTCTGGATCtcaatactcgtttttttttcaaaaaattactaatatatatatatatatatatatatatatatatatatatatatatatatatatatatatatatatatatatatatatatatatatatatatatatatatatatatatatatatatatatatatatatatatatatataatcactttCGTATGCAAGTCTTTAAATTAGGTATATTCCATGGGAGATATGTAAGATAAAGCAAGACAGCAATGCAAATAAAAACTTCTTTGTAGAGGTAACGTAATATCGTATAATCACCAATACCTAATGTATTTTAAAATATCTCAATGGAAATGAGTGGCGGCCAAGTGTGCAGCAGTCACTGTGACAGCTTGCCTGTTTGTATCATTAGTTGTTCATTCCACTGATAAAACTGCACAAAGTTTTGGTGTATACATGTTAATGTTTAGATAGATATTTGTGCTTAATGTTTTATAAGTAACATCTTTCATTAGCAATACGTGCGGAACAATATTAAGTACTTGTTTATGTAAGTTCAAGAATCCCTAGAAGCTCAAGGAGTAGAGGCATCCGGTGAGCTGCTGGTTCATAATTTCAGTATGTCATTTTGTTCGTCAGTAACTGTTATGTTATCCTGTGCAATGTGACTTTGGTAGTGACTTACCATAAGGACGAATTTAGCTTACGCATTAAGTGTCTGAAGGAAGACATTCTTCGTCACCACTCCAGACATAAGCATCTTTCTGATTATAGGATGGCTTAGTATTTGATAGCAAAAGCCTTGAAACAAAAGACACGTGTCATTTGTGGTTCAGtcagtaaataataatatggcttcttatttatttactatctaTAAGCGTCTTACATTCAGTTCAGTGATGACTTCAGAAATTCAATGTGAAGGCATTCATCCATGGATGGAATTTCTTTACACAAATACTAGTCACATGTGATGTTCCTAAGGATGATATTTCTAGTTTTCTACAGTTTTATTGAAACAGTGGATGATAGGGCTTGGAAAATAAAAGCTTATttactaaataaatatatcagtgTTGTTATATCACTGACACTGTTGCACTTTCACAGCTAATCAAGGAGCACCTGCCGCTGGAGAGCTTAAACTGAAGTAGCTgtaacaagagaagagaagaaagcagCTACAGCCCAATGTCTGTGATGTCTACTTTTCCCTGATGATGACAAACCTTGCTGATCGCTGCAACTCCAAGGTGTTTCCTACAGCCTCAGGACCTTCCACGCCCCcgaccagcaacaccaccaagtAAAGCCATTCAGTAAGGAAGGAAACATCGTGATCTCGTCCATCACATCGCCTTCTCATGAACTTCCAGCGGCCCTGGCTCCTGGTTCTCTTGCCTCACTGCTTACGTTTGTCTTGGTTTTGTAGTGTTTAAGTTAATTTTAAGAAGGTATGGAAATACATAGCGAGCacaatgaagggaggagaggtgtcAAAGTATCTGTAATCTAGGTACATGTATATATTGAAGCAATACACGTTGCCTGAGATGTAAACAAGTCATGTGTTGGCATTAACTTCATGAATATGCCAACCTTGTGCGGATGAAGATTAACTGTTATGGTATACAGGATAATGCCTAAGTTTTGAAACTACTGGTAGCCCTTGGTGTTGTAGCTGCCAATATTCTGGCTGTGATTCGAGTCAGACCTACGGAAGGGAACGTATGGAAGGCAAGAGTACGTATAATCTCCTCCTTAGAGCTCTGAGTCATTGTACGGCTCATGGTAGTTTTGTGTGAGCACCTTTTAGAAAGACAGAATGCAGATAAACTGAGGACGCTACTTAGATATGTAGTGTCTTCAGACATTGctttcaatatttttacatGTCTCATCTCGTGCCTTTAACAATTCTTCTTTAACTTTTGCTTCCTAGTCTTCTCTTCCCGGCATCTTTCACACTTTCTAACGTTATTCTTCCCCCTTGGCAATGATCCAGACTAATGAGGGAATCAGACACACTTCTTTGACTGACACTGTATAACTTCCTTTTAAAGTAGTTTTGTGACTCTAATGTTCTCTCACGACAAATTTGCTTTACATAATGAATATTACTAGCACACAGCACCTCCACCTATCTATTTGCTGTTTTTCATACCTTATACATCTAAACCTAACTAAGAGAGGCTCTTTCCTAAGATATAGAAGCTTGTCACCTCAGTTGTACTAAGATCCTTTCATGGCGCATACCTTCTTGCACTACTACAGTATATTATGCATTAAGTTTTACAAAAGATCCTCGCGTGCTGCAATATTTGTTTACACCATCAAACTAGAAATTCTGACAAAACCACAGTTTCTTCAAATGAAGTGAGATAACAGCATATCACTTTCGCTGTTCCCGCCTCACGTTACTATTCCTTCACCGCCACGACGTCAAACTGAGGCGCGGAGGACGTCTCCACATCAATCGGCTGCCCCAGACACGCATATATATTCGATTTCctaattcattatttttgcttttcAAGTCTTCACTAGTTCCAACATATCCAGCTGCAGCACACCCGCATCGCCCCTCGCGCGGCCGTGGCCCGGTGGTGGCGACGCGGGTCTGCCGGGGCGTGAGGGAGGAGGCTTTAAGGCTTTACTTgatgtctgtttttctcttcattgCCATTTAATTACAATACCTATTAGTTAATTATTACAATATTTTATGCAATAGAATTTTAATTTTCCATAGATTTGCTTGAAAATTTCACTATGCTGTCATCTTCCTCCACTGAAGCACCGGCAGTGCCGACGAGGGCCGGCACCACCCCTCCTAACCTGCTGCTTCATAGAGTTTcatctgtgattttttttttatttatactccATCTTGTGAagcaataaaagaatattacaatGGACTTCACACTGCCATGTTTCTGCCTTACTCGCCTTCTCTCTAAATATTTAGAATGTAGTTATAAGCCAAGAAGCTAAACTTCATTTGAAAACTGCTGGCATACTATAAGCAGTTGTACTGTAAGGAGAGTGCTGGGAAAGGTTTACAGTGGGTAGTGAGAATCTCTTGTCGATCGGCAAGTGTTCACCTGTGGAAACGCAGGTGGCACAGAGGGTGTGGTGAGGCTTGCTGCTTCCAGCCTGCCTCGCCCGCCGAGGCCGTCACCCGTGTCTGGTATTCCTTGACTTGGTCGTCCGTCAGCTGCGGGAACATCCTAAAAGAATTTAAATTAGATCATAAGTCGAAgctttattcttcatcttctctctgcATTATACTAATGGAATTATGTTCGCTACTGAACGGCTGTTGAACTGATAGCAACATTGTCAAATCAGCTGCCTTCTTTAAACATAGCTATAGTGTCGTGTTGGTCACTTGCGTACCACATTACCAGCAAGTCAAGGATAAGTTGGAACATTGCTTACTGAACAGTCTCGAggagaagctgtgtgtgtgcgcctcgGTGCttcaggaagaaagaaggggacaTCATGTGGGCCATGGCTGCTGACAGGTAAATCAGGTCTAGTTCTCCCTCGATCTATTGTAATAAGTGTGTTCATGACATTAGTTACCAGCGACTGAAAGATTTGTCACATCTCTAATTTCATCTGACTTAGAATGGCGATCCCCTGAATCtttgagaggaaaatgagaaccGGATAATCAACTGAAGATTAACTCTGCCTTGATAGTGATGAAAAATGTCGAAAGATTACGTGAAGATCGCCAAACATTAAACTACTTACTTCTGATAGTGAAGACAGATCGTTGAGGCGCGACGGGGACAACAAGATGATCTCCACTCCGTCCAGCTTCAAATAATCAATATaagctcttcctccttccacgcTGCTTTTCTTTCTCGGAGGTTTACTCTTGACACGCTTCTTGGAATTCTCATCGTCCTCATTTTTGTTTACCATAACGTTCATATTCTGTACATCTGCATTTACTGAGTGCGTATTTGTCTGTGGATTCTCGATATTGGCTTCTCCATTTGtgtcctttccttcaccaccagccAGGCCATCCTTACCTTGCTGGATGTGTAACTTTTCAACAGTGTCACACATGTTTTCAAGATGTTCCTCCGCACTCGGTGATTTGCTCTTTATCAGTTCCTTTGCCTCAAGTTTGTCAGCCGTATTTACATATACTGTATCATCATTTGTTTCCTGAAGGTAGGTTGCCCAAAGCTCATCCAGTAAACTCTCCATATTCCAGAGGGCTACTTCGCTGCCGctctgtgaaaaaaataaaataaaataaacaaataaataaataaataaataataataaataaacagatcaaTATAATTTTGCACAATTTTTTGCTCAATAGGCGCCTGTTATTCTTAAAATCAAAGGGAGTGATTGTTGTTATCTACGTACACTGTCGTTCTTACATCGTTAAACTCATTACTTATCTGGAAACATCTTACGTGAGCGTTTCTATTGTTTTGCGCCTTGGCAGCCCGCGGGTCAGTGGAGGCGAGGGCCAGTGCAGGGAAGGGCCCTGTGAGCACGTCCCCCCAGTACCCGATGCGCCGATGCTTCGTCGACCCCTCCATCACCGTTGCCACTTTTATGTGTATGAGGAATAGAAATGCTTATGTATATTTAAGTTCATTTTATGCAAAGGGCCAATTAAAAATAAGGCACTTCGGTATGAATTTAAGCGTCATGGCAAGAGTAACAATTCTTTTCATGATTACCGAAGTTTACAACAATGATTTAGATTAGAATTTTAATGAGAATCTGATGGCAAGTGAAGAAACTTGGAAAAATCTAGCGGAGGAGAATACAGGATTTAAAACAATGTCACTTAAGGCAaacggcgccatatgacccaTCAACCAATCAGTCACCTGAGGCAAGTGATGTGTTGGGGAGTGTTGGTGTCGCCTCCGCCCCCAGAGCCAAGGCACGCCCGTCCTCCCGCCACGTCAGGAATTCTTGGCCCCAGCCGGTGCTTAGGAAAGTACTTCCgcctttctgttccttcctgtcCTCAGCTTCCTTTACCGCAGTCTGTAATTGTTGAGTCCGGAAAGCAAGGCGCATGTGCCAGGCCCAGTCCGCCTCTGCCCTCCTGCTGTCGTAACGAGTCTTCAACAGCTGCCGCAGTCGTACATCCCTTCCCCATTCAAGAAATATGAATGaacacataataaaataaatcagtaaatgtCTTTACCATCTAACTGTCACTTCTAACATAAATCAGAAGTATTTCACCTTATTTTTCACGCTTTGGCTATGTCCTTTCATCAGTTCCCATGGATTTTTCTGACTGACTGCAGGTAATGgatattactagaatcatgaaagcacccttgaaaactctaaATAAATTTAACTAGAGCTTATTAAAAACAGTCAAGATAAGGCGCTGAAATTTTTAAGAAAATGGTGCTGCCAAAAACTGACAAAATGTGCAGTCTGATGCAAGCAAGCTAACCATGATAGGGAGGGATCATAATCTCCTGCTGAGAGAGTGAACCATGAGCGACACACAGCGTCCATAGCATCCCTCTCACGGTACTTGAGTCGACCGGCGGACACCAGGCCGATGAGATTGGAATGCAAGGCCTCGTCTGTCATGGCCCTGTGGAAAGAAAACACGTAGTACAACTCCAGCGATCATCCTATGCCATAGAACCGGCTGACACCTCTCATTTGAAAACTTGACGTTAAAAAGTTACATCTTTATTAGTTATTTGTTTTAGGTTGATTGATTCATTTTAATTGACTGATATTGTACATAATCACCATCAGTaacaaaagacaacaacaacaacaacaacaacaacaataacatacaTTGAAAACCTCCGACCGACGAGCTCCAGATAGGCCCTGGACGTGGGTCGGAGGTACAGGTTGGCCCACAGGTCGAGCAGAAGCGTGGCTCGTTCCCTCACCCCCATGCCAATCTGCAGACTCGCTcccagtagcaacagcagccgTGCGTACACCTCCACATAAGCCTCTAGTATGAAAATCTGCCGGGATTACCTTAGTCTTATAAACTTTTCACGCAATTATTTCAGTATTATCAATGGTTGGTATTATGATTTAACACGAATAACTGGAGCAACGATGACCACACTCGCCTCAATGATTGGAGTTATATAAACTACTCACCCTAAGCCGCTTTG includes:
- the LOC135108354 gene encoding dynein axonemal assembly factor 3-like; the protein is MLGHGMFNWWGFSPPLDFFSYLKESSTCTDGARDGEVVQVAVVGAGDPRHLLQTLAKRVGTKRLRIFILEAYVEVYARLLLLLGASLQIGMGVRERATLLLDLWANLYLRPTSRAYLELVGRRFSMAMTDEALHSNLIGLVSAGRLKYRERDAMDAVCRSWFTLSAGDYDPSLSWDVRLRQLLKTRYDSRRAEADWAWHMRLAFRTQQLQTAVKEAEDRKEQKGGSTFLSTGWGQEFLTWREDGRALALGAEATPTLPNTSLASVATVMEGSTKHRRIGYWGDVLTGPFPALALASTDPRAAKAQNNRNAHSGSEVALWNMESLLDELWATYLQETNDDTVYVNTADKLEAKELIKSKSPSAEEHLENMCDTVEKLHIQQGKDGLAGGEGKDTNGEANIENPQTNTHSVNADVQNMNVMVNKNEDDENSKKRVKSKPPRKKSSVEGGRAYIDYLKLDGVEIILLSPSRLNDLSSLSEIEGELDLIYLSAAMAHMMSPSFFLKHRGAHTQLLLETVQMFPQLTDDQVKEYQTRVTASAGEAGWKQQASPHPLCHLRFHR